One genomic window of Stieleria sp. JC731 includes the following:
- a CDS encoding OmpP1/FadL family transporter: protein MRLWFERSSLKTVLALTGLIVATNLQADGTIRDGVSARSIGRGGTNIAHRDNAHVMLDNPAGLVGNQGDHLFEIGGHLLMTDLDYWDTDNAKTGDIDNPFPIGEIAFAKRLDDDVMVGIGMFSQAGFAAEYMLNGPAPFSGPQHYKSIGALARILPTVSINLTDRLSFGATLGASISHVEFEGPYTLQGPNALAGTPTRVDVQGTGIAPHWSIGFQYDLTEDTTIGVSYLEEADMTLDGTTVAQIPLAGSARYDSRLDVTWPRLLGAGIAHRTAAQRTFSFDAIWLDWASAYRQMDLTLASPDNPVFQVLAPTLDESIPLKWRDTVSLRFGFEQELANQNVFRMGYTYHRNPIPNSTLTPFIQTTIEHAIAFGYGWNWHGYEMDFAYQWMFGPDVTVGTSDFIGGDFDNSGSSASAHQFSLSLRRR from the coding sequence ATGAGACTTTGGTTTGAACGATCGTCCCTAAAAACAGTTCTGGCTCTGACAGGTCTGATTGTCGCAACGAATCTCCAGGCTGATGGCACAATCCGCGACGGCGTTAGTGCTCGCAGTATCGGTCGCGGTGGAACCAACATCGCTCACCGAGACAATGCTCACGTGATGCTGGACAATCCCGCAGGTTTGGTCGGCAATCAAGGCGACCATCTGTTCGAAATCGGTGGGCATTTGCTGATGACCGATTTGGACTACTGGGATACCGACAATGCCAAGACTGGCGATATTGATAATCCCTTTCCGATCGGCGAAATCGCATTTGCCAAGCGACTTGATGACGATGTCATGGTCGGCATCGGGATGTTTTCGCAGGCCGGTTTCGCTGCCGAATACATGCTCAACGGCCCCGCACCATTCTCCGGTCCGCAGCACTATAAATCGATCGGTGCGCTGGCAAGGATCCTGCCAACGGTGTCAATCAATTTGACCGATCGGCTGTCGTTTGGTGCGACCCTAGGCGCATCGATCAGCCACGTCGAGTTCGAAGGCCCGTATACCTTACAAGGCCCCAATGCACTGGCAGGGACACCTACCCGCGTTGATGTTCAAGGGACCGGGATCGCACCCCATTGGTCGATCGGTTTTCAATACGACCTGACCGAAGACACGACCATCGGTGTTTCTTATCTCGAAGAAGCCGACATGACTCTCGATGGGACGACGGTTGCGCAAATCCCATTGGCGGGCAGTGCACGTTACGACTCTCGTCTCGATGTGACTTGGCCACGCTTGCTGGGAGCCGGAATCGCTCATCGGACAGCCGCCCAACGCACGTTTTCCTTCGACGCGATTTGGCTTGACTGGGCAAGTGCTTACCGGCAGATGGATTTGACGTTGGCCAGTCCAGACAATCCTGTTTTTCAAGTCCTGGCCCCAACACTGGACGAGTCTATTCCGTTGAAGTGGCGTGATACGGTTTCGTTGCGGTTCGGTTTTGAACAAGAGCTGGCAAATCAAAACGTGTTCCGGATGGGATACACCTATCACCGCAACCCGATCCCCAACTCGACATTGACGCCATTTATCCAAACGACAATCGAACACGCGATCGCATTCGGTTACGGATGGAACTGGCACGGATACGAGATGGACTTCGCTTACCAGTGGATGTTCGGTCCGGACGTGACCGTGGGAACCAGTGATTTCATCGGAGGTGACTTCGACAATAGCGGTTCTTCAGCGAGTGCCCACCAGTTTTCACTGAGCCTGCGTCGCCGGTAA
- a CDS encoding OmpA family protein: MNLRIFHCSFPLWCVAIAACCVLGGCSQNPYLAVPGSGAYPAQTGPLSPGIGQAANPNDARLAELTRRVQLLDDNNRQLHTQLAQSEQQSQVYREELSLVRKQLAATNQQLDDARLAAKDAQNQVRGFQASTQRRGGASIVPNTNLGQLASSLNLGGLPVERDGERIRIGIPSDQLFAPGTAQLMPQASQIIYPVAAQIRSLFPRQKIGIEGYTDNAGGMGGSAAAHQLASAQASAVLDVLTRQAGMPVSQFFIVAQGANRPLGSNASASGRAANRRIELVIYPETFQ; this comes from the coding sequence GTGAACTTGCGGATCTTTCATTGCTCATTCCCGCTGTGGTGTGTCGCTATAGCGGCATGCTGCGTGCTTGGTGGATGTAGCCAAAATCCGTACTTGGCCGTTCCCGGATCGGGCGCTTATCCGGCTCAAACAGGACCGCTTAGCCCCGGGATTGGTCAGGCGGCCAATCCTAACGATGCACGTCTGGCGGAACTAACCCGACGGGTTCAGTTGCTTGACGACAACAACCGCCAACTGCATACCCAGCTGGCTCAGAGCGAGCAGCAGTCGCAGGTCTATCGCGAAGAACTGTCGCTGGTTCGCAAGCAGCTGGCCGCTACCAATCAACAACTTGACGACGCGCGTTTGGCGGCGAAGGACGCACAGAACCAAGTGCGTGGCTTTCAGGCGTCGACACAGCGACGTGGCGGCGCATCGATCGTCCCCAACACCAATCTCGGTCAGCTGGCATCGAGTTTGAACCTGGGCGGGCTTCCGGTGGAGCGTGATGGCGAGCGAATCCGCATAGGAATCCCTAGCGATCAGCTGTTCGCGCCCGGGACGGCTCAGTTGATGCCACAAGCGAGCCAGATCATCTATCCGGTCGCGGCACAGATTCGAAGTCTGTTCCCAAGGCAAAAGATCGGTATCGAAGGCTACACCGACAACGCAGGCGGCATGGGCGGATCGGCTGCCGCACATCAACTCGCTTCGGCCCAGGCGTCAGCGGTTCTGGATGTCTTGACCAGACAAGCCGGAATGCCCGTTTCGCAGTTCTTTATTGTCGCCCAAGGCGCCAATCGACCTCTCGGATCAAACGCGTCTGCTTCCGGGCGGGCCGCAAACCGACGGATCGAATTGGTGATCTATCCAGAGACCTTCCAGTAG